A region of the Aphelocoma coerulescens isolate FSJ_1873_10779 chromosome 1, UR_Acoe_1.0, whole genome shotgun sequence genome:
TGACAATACAGTAGGAATTCAGCCGAGAGTTTAAATATCCAATCTTATAAATTCAGATTAAATGTTTCCTTAAGATTGAGACAGCTTTTGTCTGATCTTGCCATTTCATATGTAAACCATGGAGAAGGGAGGAATTCCCAACCACTGTTTTAGCAGAACAGCATCACGGTGTTCTTTGGAAGtgcttaaaaaaattcaatagGTTTTGTACCTTCACTGTACCAAAAGCAAGAGTATTTTCACATTGATTTACCCAAGCTTAAAATTTAACTGTTCTTTTAAACCAGTTCTTAATATGCATTATAATTGATGGATTTTCTCCCATTTGATTATAACACTAGAGACATTTTTGACCTTTATTATTTGGAACAGTAACACTAGAGACATTTTTGACCTTTATTATTTGGAACAGTCTTAAAGCTGTACATATGCTACTCAAGTACTGTGGCAACTGGTCTAACAGCTACTGTAAATACTTACCTAAAAACTGAAGAACACATCTATTCAAAAGCTactgcatttttatttgctAGTCTTGAGAAACAGATgcaagacaaaaaataaaaatatatcaatATACCTCTTCTGTAGAATAAAAGCTAGGAGATGTCTCTTCTACTGCAGTTTTCAGAGAGATTCTATTGCTTGCAGATGCTTTAATGACATAAAGAGTGCCTGGCTGTGAGCGAATATTTTGCctacatttctttttaattctcaTTTCCTGCAGATCTCTGGCACAGCGGAGATTTGTTACCATCCTGGCCATAGctgcaaattaaaaaacccaaaacatcaaAACCTTTTACAAGTATTACCAAATAAAGATACAGTCATACTACAAAAAGCATATTCAGATAAGCATTTTTTCCATGCCACTCTGTAGATTTTTAGAAACTGCAAGTCTAAGTATTCAAAATTTAATGCATTTAGAAAGCAGTGTTCACTGAAGGTGCTTGAATATTCATATGAAacaaattatatatttatattaattttatacAGCTCCCTAGACTAAACTTCCATCTACATATTCTTCTCATCAGACTGAACTCAGTCTCACTGAAAACTACAAATGAAGAGAAATTAGTTGAGGGCTACAGAGTCCGTAATCCTGAGACTTTGGCCTGTTAATGCATGATCTAATTCTGCAAATGTTCATACCTGTTCAATTATACACAAGtccttctgaaaaaaatccagattacTTGACTGTAAATTGTAGAAATAACATACACCAGAGCATTCAAGAGATCTTAGAATGCATAAGCCCACATTCTTAAGTTGAACAGTTGAGCATTTAAACTCTGCCTCTTTGAAAATGACACAACCAACCATTTGTATGGCTAAGTCTACATTTTAATTAGCAAATGGAATGAAAACAAGCTTCTGTAAAAGTGAGTGAAGTATAGCAAGGCTAATCTAAGGTTCCTTGATTATTTTACCTATGAGGTATATAAGAAAAATCAAATATCAAATGAAACATAAGCTATCTTGTTTCTAAGCACTGTGTGAAATACGTTTCATCTTCTCAATTAACTTTGGAGATAAGCAGCATATGCTTTTTTAGGAGtgtaatataaaatattagGAAAGTAGtaatttcctaatttttctgccaataaaaagctttaaaaagaacCTTcttattgaagaaaaaaaagtttgacaaaaaatgcaaaaaccCCTTAAAGGTTTAACTCTGACAGTATTCACAATAGTTAAGTGAGTAAAATCTGAAAATACCTAAATTGCCATTTTCTAGGTCAGCGTCTGCTGCATGCTGCATGCAAGACTGGTGATCTTGAGGGTCAGCATTATTTTGTTCAGTTGTGATCTGATTTAATTCCATCTCTTTGGTCATATTTTTGCTGGTTGGTGAGTCACATCTTTTGCTGCTGCCTTGTTCGCATGTAGAAAATGTCAGCTTGGTTTTAAAGGGTGGAATAAACGTTTTTGCAGCTTTGCCAGATTTGTACAAAGTTCTCGTTTCTTCACTCTCTTTTGCCGAGGCCTTACATGGAGTGGAAACCCCTGCAGTACCATTTGAAGAGTGCCTCAGAGCACAGTGCTGAAAAATGGCAGGTTTAGACTGGAATCCTTTGAAGTCTTGATCTGGCAGAGTAAGGGTAGGATTCTTGACTTCTTGACGTTCTTTAGTTGAGCTACAGAGATGAAAACATTTAAGCATACAGGTTTCATCCTCCTGACAGAAATCCTTGTCAGGAGTTTTGTATTCTTCATTTAGTAATACAAATTTCAATAATGTATCAGTAAAAATGACAAAATATCAGTCTttggtattttaaaaacagaatgcTTAACTTCTATCTATTGAGAAAAGACACAGTGTAAGGGTATAGTTTGTTCAGCATCTCACTGGTCTACTGCAACAGCATGTGTTATAtggttttttaatgtttactTTGAAGTAAAATTATGAGTCTTCTATAAAGTTGGGTAGCAAATTATTACTGTATATTTTTAGAAAGTTACAAAGGCTTGTGAGATTTTAAGAAATTGCATTAGAAGAACTCTAAAATATGTAATAAATTTCTCACCCAAAAGGCTGACAAGTTATGGGTTTTAAAGGCACATGGTACAtaaattttcttctgtctttaaaAATGCCTGTAagataattagaaaaaaaatgtttgaaatgGCACATTACATAGACAGAAATTTACAGCCCGTGTTTTATCTATATTAATGATATATAGAAAAGTTTTCAGAGTGGATTTAAACAGCTTTATTCTTTCCTGCAcccaaaaatatttgtttaaacaTCTTTACAGAGAGATCTAAAGGATAAGTGATCACAATGCTGAGCTCTCAAGAGTTTGTGTTCCTGAGCCAGCAAGATATTTTTAGGCTCCTAAAAGGGAAGTGTTTATCATATATTTAACTCCAGGTAGGCTCACCATTCCATTTAGAACTCTTTCAGcaacttttattcttttatttgaagTTACAACAGAAAAGAGCACATTtgcacaaactcctccttccgTTATTGAAGCACATCCTTATCTTTGAATTATCAATGTAACTAAATCATATTTGCCTGGAATGTAAACTCATTTGTGCTATGCCCTTATGCTGCAAAGAGGAAGTTTCATATGAGAAGTTGTATATACAAGATGCCACATGTTCTAAAAGTCAGAGGCAAGAGTGTACTGGAGATTAGAACTGTTTTCAGTTGTCCGCCAACAAATAACACTGCTTAGGTCCTGCTGTAGGGTAGGAGAATACTGACACATGAAAGGAATAAAATTATTCTCTGGCAGCAATCTACAAATTCCATTTAGTACTTCAAATCATGGCTTCTATGCCTAGAACAATATATTTGATGAATCCTACTACTGAATTCGAAGTGAGAGCATGCagtgcttaaaaaaaacaagttCCTTAAGGAATACAGTTTATCCTATTATTGAAAACTGTAGCCAAAATCATATTATCCTAATATCTCAATCAGTAACTAGCTTCGCATAAAACATCAACTCAAATTTTGAACCTTGATTGCACTTCCATGAGCTTCCATATTACTTGTTCAAAATATTGTAAGCACCTGTAATATAGATGGCTATCAATAAGTATATTACCAGTAAGTATCTACCAGAAAATACAAAGGTAATCAGTAAAATATATTCTGTAGATTAATCAATAAAATGCATTCTTCCTATTGAGACTAGAATTTGTGAGATTTAGGATTGTGAGAAACCGGGTAAATTCCTCCTGAACTGGAAATAAAACCGGAGTTATTGCAGAAGTAATATATTTAGATTCTATGCAATAAGGCATATCCTTAATCATGTGATTTCAAGTCTGCAGAAACATCACCACAGCAGCTTCCCCAAATTTCCATGACTACATTGATAAATGCAGTAGTTAAGCAAACTTATTATATGTTTGTTATATTATATGTTTGTTTATTAGAAATAGAAGAACTCTGACGATAACAACTGACACTGGATTACTGCTTAGAACACAAGATGACTAAAATTACCATCAGGGGTGCTTTTTGAAGCTTTCAAAGATCTGGGGGAATTCTTTGTTCTGTTAAATTCAAGCAGAAGCTGTCTTTTAATTGGAGGTTCTCCTAGAATaaaaacacagaattttaaaagtgaTGTGCTTTTCAAGTTCAGTATCCTATCAATCTGCACAACATAACTgtaatttctaaataaaatacTGAAGTCAGAGCAAGTAGACTTAGCAAGTTTTCAGACCACACATGTCTTCAATGGCCTTTTCAAACACAGCCACCTCACCACAAATTGCAAAAGTTTCTGCTGTATGGAGTGACTGTATATTGTGTTACCAAGAGTGACAACAACACTCCATACAATGAAGTCTGTTATGAAACTTTTGTGATCGGTAATTCTTTTCCACCCAAAAGGAAGTTTGTAAGTCTGAAGTTACCAAACACACTCAGTTTGCCTCAGAAAGTGCATCACagtgcactccagcagcacagctctctcAGTGCACTTCACCTGCATCTCTTTGTACTTTCAGTAACCAAAGAGTCACCCCCAAATTCTAAGAGTAACACATCTTTTACAGAAGCTGTAACTAAGATCAGGGCTCAGCTGTGACACAGCTGTTTCAAGCTGGATTGATGAGTCCCTCCCTGGCTTTTGCCACCTACCCAAACTTTCCAGCACTAGCCTGCCTGACCTTTGTACCTGAACCTGTGCAGCTAGGCAGGGACCCTGCTGCAATCTCCCCTTCCACAAGTAGTTTTCAGCTAGCCCAGGTCCCTGAACTGGTCTGGGTGTCTGTGCAAGCATCAAGTACCAACACCTCAGCCCTAGACAGATCAGTCTCAGAAGGCAAGAAACTGCTTTTAGACCAACAACTATTTTTCGTATCAGACTAGCAATCCTGATACAAGCAAAACATTGTCCTCACCTAAAACGAACAAAACCACGAAAATTAAAATACTGCTACTcatttttcaatgaaaaaacaCTAGATTTgtacagagaggaaaagaaagaaggaagtctGCTCAGGGAGAAAAGGAGCAGCAGCTTTCTTCTGTAAGTTTATGATAAAACAGCAAACCTGTACACCTTCAAAATTACTAATCACAAATTTAGCTTCTACTGTGCACATTTAAGCCTGGAAAGTGTGGATGAACTACCCTGTAGCAAGAAGAGTTTTTGCAATTGACATCTAGAGAAAGAACTCTGTGACTTAAAAATCAATATGAcatgcaaaaaaccccccaaaacctcaaacATATGCAGAAATATGGAGTTGAACATATGTAAGATAAACACTTACCAAGTGAGTTGTTTTCCTCAAAGTGCCTCTTCCCAAAGGTCTTATTTTGGAAATTTTTATCCAGTCTGCCACTGAAGGTCTGCGCAGCATTAATTTGTACTCCAGAAATGGAAGAACTGTCTTCCATAAAAGCTCTTGCACTTTCTACAGCCTCTACTTCCAAGTAAGTTTTTGGATTTTGAAGATTAGTATTAATTTCTGCTTTAGCAGTATCACTGCACAAAATTGCTTCAGACTCTGCTTGTGACCTCAGATTCAACTCCCATTTTCCAAAAGACTCAGTCTCCTCTTGCTGAAAGTTCGTTTTAAATGATGTTAACTGCTTGTTTTTCTGATTGTATGGTGTGTGTTCACGCATTTTGATGTGGGAAGTGCTAGGAAAAGACTTCATTTCCTGAGGGCAGATGCTTTTAAAGTCAGAGTCTTGACTGCagcttttttcagttttgaattCTGAGATCACCTTATCTGTTAAAGATTTTACATGCTGACCACCCTCTTTAATTGAACTAAGCTGATCTGTAGTGCAAAGCCCGCTACTCAAAAAATAATCAGATTCTTCTAAAATTGCCTTTGCTTTTTGATAGGCATCTTTAGAGACTTTTACCTGCTTTCCACTTGCAGTGCTGAAGCCAAAAGCAGgatctgaaataatttctctgctggtattttcttccccttttgaTGACACTACCTCCATTTTCCTAGGAAGTACTTCAGCGTGCATTTTAGACTTTTCTACATCTTCCTCAACTAAAAATGCTTCTTCATGTGATGAATGATTACCTTCCATTTCAAAAAAGAGTTGTCTAGCTTTCTTGAGTGACTCTTCTGAAAGCTGTACAGGCTTTCCACTTGCTGTACTAAAAAGTCCAAAATTGCTTGTAGAAGCACCTGCTGGCTTTATCTGCTTATCTGGAACAGACAAGTGCCCTAAAAGCTTAATACTCTGCTCAAAGTGTTGCTTCTGAGAATTTGAAACAGACTTTGCATCTGCAGATGTGCTTCTTTCTTGGTGACAATTTTCATTAGAACTTGCATTTACTTTAATAAATTGGGACGTGGCTGAATTAACTTCTTTGCTTGTTGTAGCATTAAAAAATTTAGCAGAATTAGGACACTCAGTGTGAAGGACTATAGATGAACTTCTAGCAATTTCTGTTTGATTGGTTCTTGACTTAGGCTCAATTTCATATTTTACAGCTTCACTGCAGTCTTCTCGAAACATTTGTCTGACTCTTGCTAATGAACTTTCTGAAACAGACACTGCTTTCCCTTTTGCTGTGCTAAACATGGTTTGTTTCGGATCACCCTTTTGCTTTTCAACATTAAGTGTTGTTTCTTTTAACCTGTTAAACTTCATTTCCTTTTCAGGAAGACTGACCAGTGACTGGTTTTGGCAAGCACTAACCATAGTGTCTGTGAAGCAATTTTTATCAGCAGCAGGTTCATTTAAATGTTCTAAGTCGAATTCCTTACTGTCACCATTCGTGTAAGAGCAGCTACTTTTTGAATCTAAGAGGAGTGATTGATCAGCTTTACTGTTGCTCTCCTCAacaaataaagtattttttgtATCTCCAGGCACACAGTTGTCTTCAAGGTCACTTGGTACCTTCAATAAATGCAGAGATGCAGAAGAGTGCACAGGAAAAtcatctgtgttttctgaatcatCCCTCTTTCTTGGTGAGTAGTCCACTTTTTTCTCTGCAAGCAATTTTCCATCTTCAGACGAACAAGTTCTACTTAAAGCGTCACTCTTCTGTCCTCTAAGGGATTCCAATTCTGACTTTCCAGGTCTGACATCAGCTTTTTTATGCACACGTGAGGTTACCAAACTTTTTTCACAAGTTTCACCTAGATCAACAAATGTATCTACTTTAGCAGGATCAAGAATCGCAGCATGTTTAATAGGACTGCTCTCTATCACCTGATTAAACTGAGCTCCAGGTCCTTCAGGAACAAACTTTTCGTTGAAATTAAGTTTTTCTGAGTCAATACATAAATCACAGTCTTTAACACAGTTTTTACcacatttccttttcttgatgagattCTCAAAATTGTCATTATGTTCCTTTCCTACATTAATATCTGCAAAAAACTTTTCCGCTTTGGCCAAAAATCCATCAGCAATTGCTATTTTCTTGCCACTAGCAGTATGAAAACCAGTCGGATAACTCCCTTGCACTTCACTTTCCCCCACGTTTACCTCTTGTTCAAGAGGTGTTTGATAATGATGGTAAGAAGCTATTGTTATTCTGCTTTCATTCACTAGCAGGTTCTTATCATGGGTGGTGTCTTCTTCCACAtttttacaggtttttttttcttcatcagaGTTCTCCAAAACATTTACATCTCTTTCTCCACACTGTACACTGAACAAGGGCAGAGAATGATCCAAAGCTGCATCAGGAATGGATATATCACCATCAGCTGGAGTTTGAAGTTTTGGTGACAAACATTCATCTTcctttctgccttctcctttGTGGTTAGGAGACTGGTTTTCCATTTCAAATGACATATTTAAACTGTGTTCTGCAGTCATAACTGCATCTTCTAGACATGCTACATCTAATGAGTTGTCTAGCAAACtgccttcctcatctccttgaTTTAAAAATTGCTTGGAAGTTTTATAATTCTGCTTATGATTTTTAGTGGATAATAGGCCATTGATAACACTAATATTACTCAAACTAACATTTTCAGTATTATTTACTGATATTTTTGTCTTAATTTCCGTATTTTCCTTAAAAGCTGTACtagtatttttctcatttttattctGTGCATGGTAGGAAACAGAACCTGTGTGGGAAACTGCATTTGTGCTTTTGAAATCTGGAACACGaacagctttttctttgcttccttttgtCAGGCATCTGAAAAAATTACTGTCAGAAGACATAGATCCATTTGAATTGTGACATCTAGTACCAGTTTCAGATACAAACAAATAGTTATCATCATCCAAGTCTCTGAAGAGCTCTGCAGATCTACTCAAAGCTGcccttgaaatatttatttttttacctcCAGCTGAAGTAAAGCCTATGAAATTAGAAAAGCTGTCCTGCTTAGCTACGGGAAAGCTCTCATCAGATCTTCTACTTTCATTTATGTCTAAATTAGTAAAAGTaacctttttgttattttcatggaaaaccactgcattttctttttcatttttcaccaCTTCAGAGCCTTCATTTGTGTTTTCCTCCTGACAATACTTGCCCTTTTTTACTTGATTTTCAGATTTAAAAGTGCTACAAAACTCCACATCTTTCCttgtttcagaaatattttctacattCTTTATTCCATGTATTTCTTCAGTTCCTAATTCTTGCAAGCCATGACTTTGTACTGTGTTACTTTGCTTTCTAAACTGTGTAAATTCAAACTGACTACCTGTTTCTTCCAAGATACTAGAAAGTTCAGCAATTTCAGCTTCTTGGCTTGCTGTCAAGGTTTGATTTGCTTCTTGCAAGGCTTGTGGAGTTCTAGGAAAGCTTTTACACAAGCCAACTTTATGTGGAATAAACTGTGTGTGCATGGGTTCAAGAAAACTTGCCTGTGAATCACCTAAATCAGATAAATCAGATAAATTACTGCCCAACTTGCTTTTTGAATCTGAGAataatgtattttcctttttaacttgATTTGAAAAGTTTCTGACTGTTTCCATGGAAGAGGCTTCAAAGCATTCATTTTCAATATCTTTGAACAGCATTCTGCCTTTTGCTATACTGGCTTCAGAGAATTTAATCTGCTTATTGGAAGCAGTCTGAAAGCCACTGAAGCCCAGATTCAAACTGCATGCATTAAGAATCACGGATGATTCTGCTTTACACTTTAGGTTCTTGTCTGGCTTTTTGCTGGAATACATAGGTGCTACTTGTTTATCTTCGGCAGAAATTACTTCATTTAAAGAACTATTATTTACACCATCTAATAATTCTTTAGAAATGTCTACAGCTACATTACTGAATGCATCTGCATGAGCACTTTTGTTGTTTTCAGCTGGCTTTGGGTCTTCATTGTTGGCTACATCCTCTGAAAAGGCAGCTGCatctgtctcctctgcttgtttTAATCCAGTATTGTCATTTTCTGAGCAATTTATTCCCAAAAGTCTGTGTACTTCTCTACAGTCAGCTCCTGACCTCTGGTCTGTAGCATGCCTTTTACCAGGTGATAATTTATTGCAACAGTCACTACTGACTCCAGTCATGCCGAAGTTGATATGACATGAAGCATTATGGGAAATGCTGTTTGTCATGGATATAGAGTCACTGTGCATATCAACCAAGAGTTCCTTGTCCCTGTGAGAAGACCCAAGCTCTTTCAGGCTCTGAgatacagcagctccatcaTCCACATTAGCACTCATGTccttatcttcttcacttttccCTAAAGAACAGCTTTTAGGGAGAAATCTGGAACGCTTTCTTGCCATTAGGCATGCTGAAGTCAGAACTTTACGTTTTATATTTGAAATAATCTCACTATTTAAAGAATTTGTTGTGTCTTCTTTCAGTGTATTAGATACTTCTAAGCATTTTATTGATGTAGCAGGTTGATCCTGTCTTGCATTTTCCCCCAAGTCTGCCAGGTCTTGTTGTCTCAGCCTATCACTGAAGGAATTATTGGCTGAGTTATCCATTATATCCATTTTTAAAGTAGAAGTGCTGAAGTTCTTTGTCCTGGTATTTGATTCCAAATGCTTTCTgtcagaaggaagaaaatggtCTGCAAGAGAAGAcattacaaagaaaaatgtgaataaATTTATTCAAACAAATGTAGATTCAGATTTTCACAAAATTTCGACTGATTAGATCATTTCTACACAAGCTTAACAACAGAATCCAAAGGatcacttttgttttcaaatgcgAACGCCTTGACAAGGCTGGAGGTCTGTTTAACCTAATTATGTTCTAACAGTCAGAAACAAGAGTTGGCTGCAGTTAATGCTACaaggtgaaaaataaaaaaaaagtttttagtTGTAAAGAAATTTGAAAAGATGGGCTTCAACTCCTTATGTCTCAACATAAGGATTTGTTTCAAATTTAATGTACTTCAACTCCTAATATAAAGTAATTCTAGCAAGAACAACAGCTTCTAAAAGTAGGAGCATGTGCTTGCTTTCATTATattgttttttaaagtattttgtgGTTTTAGGAAGAAACAGATGTAGAGTCTTAAAGCACTTAATTCTAGAAAACTAACTATACACCTTTACGATTCTTTACGATCACTTAAAAGTTATCAACTCAGACAGAATGGCCCTTGACACTACAGATGTATAACCAGCATTGACAAAGATAAATAACTGTCAATTAGAATAATGGCTCTGGGTGGAAGTTTCTATTCCAGAAAAGGAATAATAATCCTTATCACTATATAACAGAACAATCCCATACACTGATTCCCAATTGCACAGCTACTTTTCCACAAACACAAGGTTTTACATGATTTATCTGAAACATTTACATGAAAGGTTCATAACAAATAATGAATCATCCACAAACGATGAAAAGCTTAATTATATACCTTGCTCAACATCACTGGCCACCTGACAGCCTCTAAACTTGCATGAA
Encoded here:
- the BRCA2 gene encoding breast cancer type 2 susceptibility protein isoform X5 — encoded protein: MKILEKMGKPGCVSLAPDIALCHVARENDSISGAKQQDGKVDRILHNYFSKHDECPGISDASMLSVPEPVKLNAEDDIKDLDHFLPSDRKHLESNTRTKNFSTSTLKMDIMDNSANNSFSDRLRQQDLADLGENARQDQPATSIKCLEVSNTLKEDTTNSLNSEIISNIKRKVLTSACLMARKRSRFLPKSCSLGKSEEDKDMSANVDDGAAVSQSLKELGSSHRDKELLVDMHSDSISMTNSISHNASCHINFGMTGVSSDCCNKLSPGKRHATDQRSGADCREVHRLLGINCSENDNTGLKQAEETDAAAFSEDVANNEDPKPAENNKSAHADAFSNVAVDISKELLDGVNNSSLNEVISAEDKQVAPMYSSKKPDKNLKCKAESSVILNACSLNLGFSGFQTASNKQIKFSEASIAKGRMLFKDIENECFEASSMETVRNFSNQVKKENTLFSDSKSKLGSNLSDLSDLGDSQASFLEPMHTQFIPHKVGLCKSFPRTPQALQEANQTLTASQEAEIAELSSILEETGSQFEFTQFRKQSNTVQSHGLQELGTEEIHGIKNVENISETRKDVEFCSTFKSENQVKKGKYCQEENTNEGSEVVKNEKENAVVFHENNKKVTFTNLDINESRRSDESFPVAKQDSFSNFIGFTSAGGKKINISRAALSRSAELFRDLDDDNYLFVSETGTRCHNSNGSMSSDSNFFRCLTKGSKEKAVRVPDFKSTNAVSHTGSVSYHAQNKNEKNTSTAFKENTEIKTKISVNNTENVSLSNISVINGLLSTKNHKQNYKTSKQFLNQGDEEGSLLDNSLDVACLEDAVMTAEHSLNMSFEMENQSPNHKGEGRKEDECLSPKLQTPADGDISIPDAALDHSLPLFSVQCGERDVNVLENSDEEKKTCKNVEEDTTHDKNLLVNESRITIASYHHYQTPLEQEVNVGESEVQGSYPTGFHTASGKKIAIADGFLAKAEKFFADINVGKEHNDNFENLIKKRKCGKNCVKDCDLCIDSEKLNFNEKFVPEGPGAQFNQVIESSPIKHAAILDPAKVDTFVDLGETCEKSLVTSRVHKKADVRPGKSELESLRGQKSDALSRTCSSEDGKLLAEKKVDYSPRKRDDSENTDDFPVHSSASLHLLKVPSDLEDNCVPGDTKNTLFVEESNSKADQSLLLDSKSSCSYTNGDSKEFDLEHLNEPAADKNCFTDTMVSACQNQSLVSLPEKEMKFNRLKETTLNVEKQKGDPKQTMFSTAKGKAVSVSESSLARVRQMFREDCSEAVKYEIEPKSRTNQTEIARSSSIVLHTECPNSAKFFNATTSKEVNSATSQFIKVNASSNENCHQERSTSADAKSVSNSQKQHFEQSIKLLGHLSVPDKQIKPAGASTSNFGLFSTASGKPVQLSEESLKKARQLFFEMEGNHSSHEEAFLVEEDVEKSKMHAEVLPRKMEVVSSKGEENTSREIISDPAFGFSTASGKQVKVSKDAYQKAKAILEESDYFLSSGLCTTDQLSSIKEGGQHVKSLTDKVISEFKTEKSCSQDSDFKSICPQEMKSFPSTSHIKMREHTPYNQKNKQLTSFKTNFQQEETESFGKWELNLRSQAESEAILCSDTAKAEINTNLQNPKTYLEVEAVESARAFMEDSSSISGVQINAAQTFSGRLDKNFQNKTFGKRHFEENNSLGEPPIKRQLLLEFNRTKNSPRSLKASKSTPDGIFKDRRKFMYHVPLKPITCQPFGSTKERQEVKNPTLTLPDQDFKGFQSKPAIFQHCALRHSSNGTAGVSTPCKASAKESEETRTLYKSGKAAKTFIPPFKTKLTFSTCEQGSSKRCDSPTSKNMTKEMELNQITTEQNNADPQDHQSCMQHAADADLENGNLAMARMVTNLRCARDLQEMRIKKKCRQNIRSQPGTLYVIKASASNRISLKTAVEETSPSFYSTEELYKYGVSKQCIQVNSTNAESFQFLIEDFFSKEYLLAGNGMQLADGGWLIPTDEGKAGKKEFYRALCDTPGVDPNLITEAWVYNHYRWIVWKLAAMEVSFPREFANRCLTPEMVLLQLKYRYDLEVDKSKRSAIKKIMERDDAAGKTLVLCISKIISLSTVVSPSSSSKNVESKKAAALIEVTDGWYGIRALLDPPLKALLDRRRLTVGQKIIVHGAELVGPQNGCTPLEAPDSLMLKISANSTRRARWHAKLGFHRDPRPFPLPLSSLYSEGGAVGCIDVVIQRTYPIQWMEKTSAGSYIFRNSRAEEREAAKHAEDQQKKLETLFAKIQAEYEKHEERTSRRTPRSRTVTRQQIRNLQDGAELYEAIQNASDPGYMEGYLSDDQLKALQAYKQLMKDKKQTQMQEQFKKALESAEQEENGCYKRDVSAVWKLYVVDYRKQEKYKGAVLSIWRPLPDVCSLLKEGARYRIFQLAASQSRGRADSTNIQLTATKKTQYLQLSVSQEMLVQIFFPRKALEFTSLLDPSFQPPCAEVDLVGVVVSVSRTGFTTVVYLSDENCNLVAVKIWTDLRHLAIEDIVVRCSLISASNLQWQSEFRSEIPVLLAGDLSVFSASPKECYLQEKVNELRSMIENVASFCSDAESKLMNLLQRNLLLTPSLTKRCVLESPSPSCSYAEDKSLISSRIEMKHPSPLSTSTPNMKLVTPGSAKTPSSATVNEDHLKTSKKRKAMDFLSCIPAPPPLTPICSVISPSVKRAFQPPRSLGLQHSKSSKETDQNIGPVTPCRKVREIVHLPENDLVADEELAMINTQALMNNLPEGKKMDYVNENSNATATTLSDALSSRNSSRSTGEANNSSKAVLK